One region of Alcanivorax sediminis genomic DNA includes:
- a CDS encoding DNA-3-methyladenine glycosylase I, producing the protein MERCPWCGTDPLYQHYHDHEWGVPEYDEQALFECLNLEGAQAGLSWITVLRKRDRYRQVFDGFDAERIVRYGEVKVAELLADPGIIRNRLKVRATIGNARAYLELREEGRSFSDFLWGFVDGTPQINHFSSMKEVPAATPQAEAMSKALKKRGFKFVGPTIVYAFMQATGMVNDHLTSCPRHKALS; encoded by the coding sequence ATGGAACGCTGTCCCTGGTGTGGAACCGATCCACTCTATCAGCACTATCACGACCACGAGTGGGGAGTGCCGGAATACGATGAACAGGCCCTGTTCGAGTGTCTGAATCTGGAAGGCGCCCAGGCCGGCTTGAGCTGGATTACGGTGCTGCGCAAGCGCGATCGCTACCGACAGGTGTTTGATGGCTTCGATGCGGAACGCATCGTCCGCTACGGCGAAGTCAAGGTGGCAGAGCTGTTGGCGGATCCGGGCATTATCCGTAACCGGCTGAAGGTACGGGCGACCATTGGCAACGCCCGGGCCTATCTGGAGTTACGCGAAGAAGGGCGCAGTTTCAGCGATTTTCTATGGGGTTTTGTCGATGGTACGCCGCAGATCAATCACTTTTCCAGCATGAAGGAGGTGCCTGCCGCCACTCCCCAGGCTGAGGCGATGAGCAAGGCACTGAAGAAACGGGGCTTCAAGTTTGTGGGCCCGACCATTGTGTATGCCTTCATGCAGGCTACTGGCATGGTCAACGATCACCTCACCAGCTGCCCGAGGCACAAGGCGCTCTCCTGA
- the glyQ gene encoding glycine--tRNA ligase subunit alpha, with amino-acid sequence MAEKPQTDIMTFQGLILALQQYWAEQGCVVVQPLDMEVGAGTFHPSTFLRAIGPENWNSAYVQPSRRPTDGRYGENPNRLQHYYQFQVVLKPSPDNIQELYLGSLRMLGFDPLVHDIRFVEDNWESPTLGAWGLGWEVWLNGMEVTQFTYFQQVGGIDCYPVTGEITYGLERLAMYIQGVDSVYDLVWSDGPFGKVTYGDVFLQNEVEMSTFNFEHANVDELFKQFDLFESESTKLIEAGLPLPAYEYVLKASHTFNLLDARKAISVTERQRFILRVRTLARAVAQAYFDARRKLGFPMADEAIREEVMAELQKQDEKAAKQANKKGEK; translated from the coding sequence ATGGCGGAAAAACCGCAGACGGACATCATGACTTTCCAGGGCCTGATTCTGGCCCTGCAGCAGTACTGGGCAGAGCAGGGTTGCGTGGTTGTGCAGCCCCTGGACATGGAAGTGGGCGCGGGCACATTTCACCCCTCCACCTTCCTGCGTGCCATCGGCCCGGAGAACTGGAACAGCGCCTATGTGCAGCCCTCCCGTCGTCCCACCGACGGCCGTTACGGGGAAAACCCCAACCGGCTGCAGCACTACTACCAGTTCCAGGTGGTCCTGAAACCGTCGCCGGACAATATCCAGGAACTCTACCTCGGTTCCCTGCGCATGCTCGGCTTTGATCCGCTGGTGCACGATATCCGTTTTGTGGAAGACAACTGGGAATCGCCGACCCTGGGCGCCTGGGGTCTGGGCTGGGAAGTATGGCTGAACGGGATGGAAGTCACCCAGTTCACTTACTTCCAGCAAGTGGGCGGCATCGACTGCTACCCGGTCACCGGCGAAATCACCTATGGCCTGGAGCGTCTGGCCATGTACATTCAGGGCGTGGATTCGGTCTACGATCTGGTGTGGTCCGATGGTCCCTTTGGCAAGGTCACCTACGGTGATGTGTTCCTGCAGAATGAGGTGGAGATGTCCACCTTCAACTTCGAGCACGCCAATGTGGATGAGCTGTTCAAGCAATTCGACCTGTTCGAGTCCGAGTCCACCAAGCTGATCGAGGCCGGCCTGCCGCTGCCTGCCTACGAATACGTATTGAAGGCCTCCCATACCTTTAACCTGCTGGATGCCCGCAAGGCCATCTCCGTCACCGAACGCCAGCGCTTTATCCTGCGCGTACGTACCCTGGCCCGGGCCGTAGCCCAGGCCTACTTCGATGCGCGCCGCAAGCTGGGCTTCCCCATGGCCGATGAGGCGATTCGTGAGGAAGTGATGGCTGAGCTGCAAAAGCAGGATGAGAAAGCCGCCAAGCAGGCGAACAAGAAGGGGGAGAAATAA